Below is a window of Planococcus rifietoensis DNA.
AGAAGGCTGCAAGTTTTTTGGGGATTCTGCCTTTCGGATACTTTCCAGTCATTTCATGGACCATTGCCCGGTATACTTCTTCTACAGGGTGGGGATTGGGATCGGTCAAATGGACGGTTGCCGACTCGGCTTTCTCAAGAACACTCAAATAAACTGAAGCTTCCAAGATATAATCGACGGGCACAACGTTGATGGTTGATTGTGTGCGCCCAATGTATGGAATTACGGGGAAATGTTTCATCCTGTCTATCATATTCAAAAAGAAATAAGGACCGTCGAACTTCGAAGTCTCGCCGCTCGTGGAATGGCCACGCACTATTCCTGGACGGATGATGGTCGTCGGCACTTGCGGTTTCAATTGTTGGACGAGCCGTTCTGCTTCGAACTTCGTTTCTTCGTAATGGTTCTTGAATGCCTTTGGACGGATAAGTTCGTCTTCGAGCAACAAGCCCTCTCTTGTGCCTGCTACATAAGCCGTGCTGAAATACATATAGCGCTCCAGCCCGTCGAGCGTTTTGACCAAACTGTTGACGTTTTGCGTGCCTAGAACATTGACTTTTTTCGCTATATTTTCCGGCACCGCCAAATCATAGATTGCTGCTAAATGCCAAAAGATCAGCTGTTGGCTTTCTAGCCAGCACCGGTCTTCACTCGAAAGTGCCAACCCTTCCACCGTGATATCTCCCGGCAACAGCCGGATTGCGCCACAGCCTGTCTTTTCTTCAATGATGAATGCCTGCTTTTGCGCTTTCTCCATTTCACTCGGCAAAACGATCGCCGCCAAACCCCAGCCTTTTCGGGCACATGATTCCATCAAACGTGTTGCGATAAATCCCGGAAACCCAGTAAACACCATCATCTTCATCCACTCACACCCCTTTTCTGTATTCTACTAAATAATGGATAGTTGCGCCCATAAAACTTATGAAAAAAATCCTGTGCAGAATCATCTGCACAGGATTGGTTATTCCTCG
It encodes the following:
- a CDS encoding SDR family oxidoreductase, which gives rise to MKMMVFTGFPGFIATRLMESCARKGWGLAAIVLPSEMEKAQKQAFIIEEKTGCGAIRLLPGDITVEGLALSSEDRCWLESQQLIFWHLAAIYDLAVPENIAKKVNVLGTQNVNSLVKTLDGLERYMYFSTAYVAGTREGLLLEDELIRPKAFKNHYEETKFEAERLVQQLKPQVPTTIIRPGIVRGHSTSGETSKFDGPYFFLNMIDRMKHFPVIPYIGRTQSTINVVPVDYILEASVYLSVLEKAESATVHLTDPNPHPVEEVYRAMVHEMTGKYPKGRIPKKLAAFSMRAPVIRKYLGVEAETLDYMDWPAQFDTQSAQSLLEGSGIRPADFLETIPAMVAFYNEHKEDQKYHVTIA